The following are encoded in a window of Pseudoalteromonas tetraodonis genomic DNA:
- a CDS encoding response regulator, which yields MTKILILEDSPPLQSFLKTLLQASGYELSICDKGLDGFARLSEQSYDLVLLDLGLLDMDGQDWLIEFRQWSALPVLVLSARDGEVEKVTALDNGANDYITKPFSANELLARIRVLLRTQSQPSVAFTCGNIKIDPQKHIVTTSGNEIKLTKKEYAILLLLFQNKDKVLTHNAILSHVWGAQYIDRPEYVRVHVAQLRQKLEANPASPKYILTEPAVGYRLVD from the coding sequence ATGACTAAAATCTTAATATTGGAAGACTCTCCCCCTTTACAAAGCTTTTTAAAAACCTTGTTGCAAGCCAGTGGTTACGAGCTAAGTATTTGTGATAAAGGCTTAGATGGTTTTGCACGTTTAAGTGAGCAAAGTTATGATCTTGTGTTATTAGACTTAGGCTTGTTAGATATGGACGGTCAAGACTGGCTGATTGAGTTTCGACAATGGAGTGCCTTACCTGTTTTGGTGCTGTCAGCGCGAGATGGCGAAGTTGAAAAGGTAACCGCGCTTGATAATGGAGCAAATGACTATATTACCAAACCGTTTAGCGCGAATGAGTTACTCGCCAGAATTCGGGTGTTATTGCGCACCCAAAGTCAGCCGAGTGTGGCGTTTACCTGTGGGAATATAAAAATAGATCCACAAAAGCACATAGTAACCACCTCGGGGAATGAGATAAAACTGACTAAAAAAGAGTACGCAATATTATTATTGCTGTTTCAAAATAAAGATAAAGTACTCACTCATAATGCAATTTTAAGCCATGTTTGGGGAGCGCAGTACATAGATCGTCCTGAATATGTGCGGGTACATGTAGCGCAGCTCAGACAAAAACTAGAAGCTAACCCTGCTAGTCCAAAATACATATTAACTGAACCCGCTGTGGGTTATCGGTTGGTCGATTAA
- a CDS encoding DUF4118 domain-containing protein gives MNQVEAKPSWYKAFFLAVIMPLIVVMAIFPVRNWFTTTDIVMLQLLWVTWVAVRSNRRLAILTTLVSVACTDWFFVAPNFTFHIENIEYLVTFIVMLIVGFVISQLAGELSTKVRDVQLHASNSRTLYELAKDLNSLDTLDEQKKYFVQRIGKHLNASCTFMPAAPRGSSEFILLSEANPSWGGFNFTKRLTQGQKAFADTAISLLYQVHEKTLLRQQSAAISVQAELERAKNALLRSLSHDLRTPLATIMGASSMLADDEITLSDSVIKEQASNIYEQSKILNQHFDKVMELSRVNKMGENLCWQTINLQALLSEAKARRQQQLTHFVIDTNIDAQSKCIGDVTLLEIALANMLENAWRYGDGKVSVEFTQSSNQQKVCYQLLLTNNVITKAQTSSDEGVGLGSIICDVVAKFHQGTFTLTINNETQMAYAKLIWEKDND, from the coding sequence ATGAATCAGGTCGAGGCCAAACCAAGTTGGTATAAAGCATTTTTTTTGGCGGTAATAATGCCATTAATTGTGGTTATGGCCATTTTCCCTGTACGTAACTGGTTTACTACTACCGATATTGTAATGCTTCAGTTATTGTGGGTGACTTGGGTTGCTGTACGTAGTAACCGTCGCCTTGCGATACTGACCACCTTAGTAAGTGTCGCATGTACCGATTGGTTTTTTGTTGCCCCTAATTTTACTTTTCATATTGAAAACATAGAATATTTAGTAACTTTTATTGTTATGCTAATTGTTGGTTTTGTGATCAGTCAATTGGCGGGGGAGCTCAGTACTAAAGTCAGAGATGTGCAATTACACGCAAGTAATAGCCGCACCTTGTATGAACTGGCAAAAGACCTAAATAGCCTAGATACGCTGGACGAACAAAAAAAGTACTTTGTACAGCGGATCGGTAAGCATTTAAATGCATCTTGCACATTTATGCCTGCAGCACCGCGAGGCAGCAGTGAATTTATATTACTTAGTGAGGCTAACCCGAGCTGGGGCGGGTTTAATTTTACTAAACGGTTAACGCAAGGGCAAAAAGCCTTTGCTGATACCGCTATTTCACTGCTTTATCAAGTACATGAAAAAACGTTATTACGCCAGCAGTCGGCTGCTATTTCGGTGCAAGCGGAATTAGAACGCGCTAAAAATGCACTTTTACGTAGTTTGTCACATGATTTACGCACACCATTGGCAACTATTATGGGCGCATCCAGCATGCTTGCAGATGATGAAATTACCCTCAGCGACAGCGTGATAAAAGAGCAAGCGAGTAATATTTATGAGCAAAGTAAAATACTTAATCAGCACTTTGATAAAGTCATGGAGTTAAGCCGAGTTAATAAAATGGGTGAAAACCTATGTTGGCAAACAATAAACTTACAAGCATTACTCAGTGAAGCCAAAGCTCGCAGACAGCAGCAACTCACTCATTTTGTTATAGATACCAATATAGACGCTCAGTCAAAATGCATAGGGGATGTGACTTTATTAGAAATTGCGCTAGCTAATATGCTCGAAAATGCATGGCGTTATGGTGATGGGAAGGTGAGCGTTGAATTTACTCAAAGTAGCAATCAGCAAAAGGTATGTTATCAGTTACTTCTCACTAATAACGTGATCACTAAAGCGCAAACAAGTAGCGATGAAGGCGTTGGGCTGGGCAGTATTATTTGTGATGTGGTAGCTAAATTTCACCAAGGTACATTTACATTAACAATTAACAACGAGACACAGATGGCGTACGCAAAATTGATCTGGGAAAAAGACAATGACTAA